The genomic DNA taacctactgaggcacgCAGGCGTctctggggccggggggggggggggggtggggggcacgctTTGATCAACCACAGAGGGTGACTGGGCAGTTCCTCCATGAAGGAGGAGCTTGCCTGGAGGTGGGCGGGGCTTCAGAATGTGCACATTCCCCCTTTGGGGGATTTCCTTAAGATAACAAATCTCCTAGAAGCTTCTGCTTAGCCTGACAAACAGTTCGGCCCCTATGGGGTCTATGTAGGCTGAATGAAGGCATTCTTTATAACCCAGCGACTCCACTCCTGGGAACATCCCCAGCAGAAACAAGTCCTGTGATCATCGGAAGACATGCActagaatgttcacagcagaATTATTCATCTGGGCTGTAACTGGAAACTACCAAATGCCTGTCTCGGTAAATTGCAAAACCAGCCACAATCCTTTGCAGTCCATCCCATGAAGAAGCAGAGTCAATTTCCTTTCCCCTGGAACCTGGCCTGGTCTTGCAGCTTGTTGTGGCCAATAGGACACGGCAGAAGTGATGCGCGCTGGTTCCAAGACTTCGAGAGGTATTGCACGCTCCCCTTTGCTCTCCGGGAACTCCGCAGTCACCGTGTGAGAAGTCCCGGCTGCCGGGCTGGAGGATGGGTGAGCTTCCCCAGCTGGCGTCTTCCTCGACCAGCCAGCCCCAGCCACACGGATGCAGACACGCGAGCGAGCCCAGCCGAcatcagcccagctcagcccggCCCAGAAGAACCTCCTAGATGACGCCCGTCCACATCTACCAGCTGACGCACGTGCTAAGTAAATGgctgttgttttaaggcactaagCTTTGGGGAGCTTTGTTACCCAGCAATAGCTAATTGATACATCATCAAGAGTAAAACGGTTACATTGTGGGATGTCATGTTCCCGGAAAGCAGCTCATTACAGCAGAGGGCGTACAGAAGTAGGTGAACGGGATCTATGGTGAGGTAAGTCAGGATATCCGTTCTCCCcagctccgggggggggggggcagtgattAGGAGGGGGTAGGAGAGGGGAATTCTGGGTGCCGGTTATACAGGTACATCCACTCGGTGAACCTTTGTTGAGCTGTAGACCTACAACGTGTGCTTCTTTGTGCGTGTAGGTTATACTATGGTAGAGATGGGAAAAAAGTGCCAggtctcttgtttcttttttaattgccaGAGAGCCCATGGGATTGCATCTCACGCGGAGGACGGTGTGTAAGGGGAACATCACAAACAGCCAATACGCCCTGGAAAATTCCTTGGGAAGCTGTCATGTGGGGGCCAACTGCTATCTCTCCATAAATCCGGTACGGCCAGTTTTTCCACCCGAGTTGGGACAGATCACTATTTCTCCTGTCAGGCTCCAGACGAAGCAGAGGTTTGTGTGTAGGGGTCACACAGCGAGCCGCAGTAGGTAGGTATTCACACCCAGGCAGACGTGTGGGACCAGAAGTGAGGGCTCGGCTTGGGGCAGGCACCCTTCAaatcctgggggcggggggatgtaGCCTCCGGTTGGGGcgttggggcaggggagggatgtGTTTAGTTAAGTTGACCTTGACTCATTGTAACTAAGTTCTGATGCGAGGCCAGTGTGTTAAGGACTTAACTCTTGATCGACCGGTTGTTCTTCACCTATAACCCCAACATCTCCTGCTCCAGCTGGGACATCAGTGTTGTGTCACGAAGCCTGAACTGTGGTCTTAACGCGGTCCCAGGCAGGTCACCTAACCTTTCGGGGCctcggtgtcctcatctgtaaatggtgGGGCGGTAGACTGGGACAAAATGGGTGCCCTCTGCCAGTCTGGGGTTCTAAGTGGCCCTTTGGGAGATAAAAACACCCCAACCTCCAGATCCTAGGGGCTGCCATCGACTTTCTGGGTGACCCTGGGTAGTCCCGGCTTCCCTGCTTTATCTTCTCCATCTGTGCCTTGAGTAGATTGTcccatggttttctttttgcaGGCGTTggacagaggcaggggctggCGCTGTGCAAGAGGGCTGTGATCACCAGGTCCGGGAAGGAGGGATTGTCTGCAATAAAGACGGGCGACCATGCTCTGCAAGGTGGAACCCCGGGGTGCCGGCAAGGTGCTTATGGCTTGAGGGTGGGGTAAGGATGCAGCTTCTCCAGCAGGCTGGCTCTCTCCTTAGCCTCGACATTCCTTCCTGAACTTGTAGAGTGTCCCGAACCTGGCTGGAGAGTGGATGGTTCCAGGTACCGCAGGTGAgccggggcgggggagaggggggttgGAGATGAGAAAGAGCGTCGCACAGACTTGCATTCATTCACTGAATATTCACTGAGCAACTACTAGAGGCTGTGCttgaggcagagagtgaggtagagagagaggggaacagagacagagaagagattgaaagacagaagaagaagagcAAAACCGAGGCACGTTTCGTCCACTCATTTCACAAGCgttaactgagcacctactttgtgttAGAGGCAGGCTTGGAGTCAGGGCAGAGAGAAGTCGGCGGACGGAGTTTGTAGCTGGGCAAACTGTGCCCCCTTGGTTAGAGCCGGCTACTGTagaaacacacacagactgaGGTCTTCTGACTGCAaagcgccccccgcccccatccctccCGTGGATGGCTCCTGCCTTTGCCCGCTAACCTCCCACCCCTCATATTCTACCCTGAAGACCTTGCcgggggctgggtgggcagcGCGGGGGTCCCCGGGCCTGGTTGCTCACCAGAAGTGTCTGGGGGACCCTCAAAGAAACCATAGCGTCCTGGGACCCCAGCATTCGCCATCGGGCCGCGGGGTTGTGGCCcagggcctgggaatctgcatgtTAGCAGCTGTTCCCGCTGGGGCTCAGCAGGCGTGGGAGCCCAGGTGGTGGACACGTGTCCCCGGGGGGCCTCCCCTGGGGCTCCCGCTGCTGTCACAGCCACACACGTCCTTCTGCAAACACACACGGCCCATGATTGATTCTCTGCCGTTCCCCTCCCAGCCCAGCGGGTCTGATTGAATGGCCGACGTGCTGCCCAAACACCCTCCTGGAACCacttccctgccctctgccccggaagtcgtttgtttgtttttagacgCAGTCTTTATGTCCAGCTGAATGGCCACCGGCCTCCTGGGGGCCGCCCATCCAAGCTGGAGCCAGGCTGGAGACtgtctggggctggggctggggtgggcagtGGCCGTGTGCGGTCACTCGGTGAGCCTGGGGAGGACCCCCGTGCTTCCTGCACTCACCTGGGCATCTGTCCCATGTGGACACACACGGGGGTGGCCCTTGAGTAgctatttctcccttcccttaACCAGGGAAGGTGTTTATTAAGCACCTGAGCCAGGCTCTTGCTGTTCCGGTCTCTAGGAAAGAATCCACAGGCCACTTTTGTTGTTAAAAGACCAGCCTCTGCAACTCAACAGACTGGGGCTTGAATCTCAGTCTCACCCCTccctcctgtgcctcagtttccatatctgccCCATGGCAggaaagggaggctgggagggttCCTGACATCCTGGATGAGAGAGAAATGCCCCGCACCGGCCTGGCACACACTGGGCACTCAGaacctcttcctttctccctctcccccaatccCCACTTCTCTTGGCCTCTGCCACATGGCCTCCCATCCCACCCTGACCTGCACTGGAAAAGAAGGGAGTGTCTTGGGCCAGGAGTCTAGAACCTCAGGTCCTGATTCTCACTTTGCTGTACTcggctgtgtgatcttaggcaaataTCTGCCCCTCTCTGGTCTGGCCAGATCATCTCAACGTCGCTCTCGGACTATGGGTCCGGGTTGTGAGTTCCTGGGGACAGTGGAACTTTCTGTCTTGTCTGGTACAGAGTAGGTGCTCTGGGAGTGAACATGGCAATGGGGTAAGTGCCTCTTTAGCAATATCTGGGCACTAAATTGTACAGATTTGGTTGGAGGGCTTTGGCTCTCAGAAGGGGGCTCTTTCTCTTGGGAGAGCtgtgcaggggcggggcgggagaGGAGGAGGttcctgtatttcttcttttcacgGAAACCCTGTAGCCTGGCCTCCTCACTTTTGGTGAGGCAAAAATGGGGATGGAATGGGGTTAGGGGGCCAGTTCTAGCTGTTGGGCTGGAGGCATGCCtgaccctgccctcccctcccctcccctcctaggGATCTCCTGggccttttccctcctccctttctgggTTTAGCAGGTCTGGGAAGCAGGGCCTTGCACTCATCTGTtacttcatccatccatccatccatccatccatcccctttCTCCGCAAGCACAGCTGTGGATTTGCCCTTAAGAGACCCAGCCTggtggagggaacagcaggtCAAGAGGCAGTGATGATTCAGGCTGTTGGGAGCTGTGATGGGGACTCACAGGGCATGTGGGAACCCACGCGAGGCTCCTAAATCAGCCTGGGGGTGTTGGCTATCAGGgcgggctgcctggaggagggggtgtTTAATAAAAACCCTGCAGGAGTTAATGGGGAGGAGATGAGGGGTGGAAGCGTTTTGGGTCAAGGGAATGAACAGCATGTGTAAAGTTCTGAGAATGGCACTCTAAGGAACCAGAAGCAACTTGAGGACAGCAGCAAGGATCATCTTCCCCAGATGTGTTAGCTCACTGAGCCCTCCCAGCCatccatccccattttacagacaaggaaactgaggccgggagACGCGGAGACTTGCCTGAGGCCTCAGGCTGCCTGAGCCCGGCCTCCTCAAGCAGCCAACGAGCTCAGCTCCAAAGGGGCAAGACAGGCTGGGTTGACAAGCCTCCTCCCAGAGctcccctgggctgggctggaggccCCGGGGAGGCCCCCGCCGGGTGGGGGCAGGGCGTGGGAAGGCAGTAAACTGGTTTGGAGCGGCAGGGCTTTCCTGTCGCTGCCGGTGGCCCCCTGCCTTTGTCCTCATGTGTCACTGAGGAATGTGGCTAAGGTCTGGATAAAGGCATCTTTGTTTGGAGGCctcaggagggggagggggaggacggggagagggaggagcatGGCCAGGAAAGGGTTACAGTCCCTCCCTTCTGGCGGTCCCATGTCAGGTCTGGGCAGGCAGCACCCGTGCCCTGTGGACACCCACATCCTCTGCCATGCTCTTAATGCACTTTCTGACTTTAGATGGGTAGCTTCCttttctctgagactcagtttccacatctgggTAATGGGAATCTGCTTCCAACCTCTATGTATGGTTTCGAGGCTCCAGCCAAACAAGCTGCGTGGTTGACTCTTTGGGCCAGGTCTACTGATGAATGAGAAAAAGGCAGTCCGGAGAGGTAAAAAgacttccccaaggtcatgcagcttgaccttgctgggggtggggggtggggggcggggggtgggggatgaagtCAAATGCCTGCTGACGTTGGTTGAGCAGGGAGATGGGCAcctgtctgtctccttctgcGAGTGGCTGGGCTCTGGGAGGGGTCTTATGCCTCCGTGAGGGTGAGGAGTGACAGGGGTCACTTACATGCATGTACTTGCTCACGGCAGCCTCTTGAGGGCAGGCTCTGGATTCATCCTTGGCCGCCAGTGCCCCCCAGTGCCGGCCCAAGGTGGGCGGCAAAGCCCAGTGCCTCAAGCCAGCCTCTGTGTGATCCCCGGCTGGTCTCGACCTTCTCGGTGTGTTGGTTTCTGTCTCCGTGAAATGGATCTAACGGGAGGGACACAAGTCACGGGGTTGTGGGGAAAGTTCAAGGAGAAATAGGCCCAGagtcggcccagagcctggcaccgGTTAGCAGGATTAGTGGGACAATGGATATCTGCTTGATGGCTGCACAAAggattttctcaaggtcacagcACGGGGAGCTTGGATCAGCCCTGGGCTCCTCCTGGCTCTTCCTGCCCAGGAAGGAAGGGTGTGGACCCTGGAGGGGCTGTgatcctgggaggtgggggggcggggacagtGGAATGCCGAAGTAGGTAGCCCCAGCGGCCAGCTCTCCCCTTTTGGGAGGAGGTGTTAGTGGGCTGGAGCTCGGAGACATGgctccacacccctccccacgGTGACAGACTTGGACGGACAGATGGGACAGGGCTCAGCATGCTTAGTCATGGCCCAGATATAATCTTGGCCCCAGGGGGCAGCTACCTCTGTCTTGCTCCCTCCCAGCCGCTTCAGCCAATCCCAGTAAATCCGAGCCTGTCTTTGCTCAGTGGGCAAAGGGAGTGGGGCTGAGCTCACTCCCTTTGGACGCAAGAGGaaatggaagcccagagagggggagTGATCTACCCAAAGCCGCACAGCCAGCAATGTACAAAATTATGCACTCGCTCATTGACTTGGCGAATATTTTTGGAGTGCTAAGGGCAGATGAAGTCCTTCAAGAAGGGCGTTCCTGGAGGAAGCGTTGGCTTGTGCAAGAGAATGGACAAGTCCTGGGATGGTTAAGGGTGCGGGTGCCGGAGCTGGTCTGTGAGACTCAAATCTAAGCTCTGCCGCTTACTATGTAACTCTGAGCAGGTGAACGGACggctctgtgcctctgtttcttcacctgtggGCTGAAGATACTCAGAGTGCTTATGACATGGGACgcctgggaagatggcagggaGATGACCCACAGAGGAGGCTCTGCATGGGGACCTGgggcacagtaggtgctcaataaacggGAGCTGTTAAGAGGTGATCGAGACTACAGAACGTCTGGAACTTGAGCACCGTTAGtcagaggtgggagagggaaCATCTGGGGCCCAGAGTGGGGTGTCCTGGCTCAGTGTGGGGGCTGGGGCAACCATGGAAGGGGTCCCGCGGTTTGACTGGCTGCTGTGAGGGgcgtgggggggcagggaagaggagggggcaggaggaggagaggggagggcgtCATCCGGGGCAACACCCCCGGGGTTCTGATGGAAGGGGGAAGagtggagggaaaggggagacGATGGAGCCCTTGCCCGGAGCAGGGAGGCCCTCTAGGTGCCAAGCTAGGGGCTCAGTACACAATAAAGCCACGGGGCTCCGTGTTCAAAACCGCAGAAATAGTGCCTATAAAGGTACTAAGATATAAAGcttgttctttccttctgcctgtcCTGTCTGCTCGCCCGCACGCCGCGCTCCATTGCCCCGCCGGCCCTCATTTACCAAACACAGGttcagaagataaaattaggAAGAATTTTAAGACGGCAACAGAGAAACGTTGGAGCTGGTGCGGACCCTTCGGGGCCCCGTGTGACCGCAGAGATCGGTCCCATAAACGGACCCTGACCgtgcccattttccagatgagaaaactgaggcttcagGGAGTTAAATGCGGGGGGGGGACGCGAGCCCTGCAATTCTCACTCGCTCTGGAGTGCCCTGTTTTTCTCCGCTTGTGCCTTCTCCTAATTTCTACTGACCAAACTCCCGTGGAGGGTCCGACGCCAATTTACGGTAAAACGCTGTTCATAAGGACGGAAAGGGAGAGGCAACGTCGCCCTGTGGGAAGACCCAGCCTAGCCCCAGCTGTGTGACCACGGACGGGCCACTCTGTGCCCACGGTCCCCCTGCGGACACGGGCTTGGAGCCCAGAACTCCTGCCCACACCTGTCTTTGCCTCCAAGCCTCCACATCCCTGTCAGTGTCTGAGGCTTGAAGCAGCcgtaaaaaataaaaccacagtccCCCCCCAGGGTGCTCGCCGGCTTCTCAGGCCTTATTTTTTTTGGCTGCTAAGGAGACTAATAAATGGCTTGCCACTTGACGTAATCATTAAGGGCTCCACTGAGCTGTGGGCAGCGTTTCCTCCCCTCCTTGGCCGGGCCTGGGGCGCCCAGCCATCGAGGGTGGCAGTGATGGATGGTGTCATCACGGGGCTTGCCCAGGGGGGGGAGTGCAGGCGGTGGGCGGGCATAGCTCTCTCTCCTGCGGGCTCCTGAGCTATTCGTTATGGGAAGGGGGAGTCGCCGCGTGGGGGTGACGGCTGGCTTCCAGAAGGGGCACGAGCGGGACTTCCGAGGGGAGCGTGTTCCAGGGCGGTTGTAGAAACTAGCGTTTGGGTGCAGGGAGTCCCTTGACGAATGGCCAGTAATAACAGACGGAAAGGAAAGGGGGTCTTGTAGGCGGTAGGTGatccatacatacacacaacgatgtgtgtgtgtgtgtgtgtgtgtgtgtgtgtgtgcgcgtaaGTTATAAAATTGTAAAACCATTTCGAAAATGTCACTAAAAATATGATAAAGTGATCACAACCATTTTCTCAgttctctgactctctcctggGTCTGGACCCTTTGCCATGCGGCTTTACGGTTCTTCCCATCAGAAGATGATACGTTTCCAGGGATCAGGGCTCGTTCAcgtgacttgttttggccaaCAGAACGCGGGACATGGGGTGCCTTGCCTGTTCTGAGCCTAGGCCTCAAGGGGCCTCCTGGCTCCCGCGTGTTCCCTGTGGACCCTGCCGCCACCAGGTGGACCCAGCTGGGCTGGCCCTCGGGAGGGCGAGAGACCACGTGGAGCGGACGTCGGACAGCCCCCGTCAAGACATCAAGATCACTGAAGCCACCCAGAGATGCCTATGTGAGCCTGGGGAAGACCCGCCTAGCTGACCTGCAGATGCAGGAGAAATCCTAAATGCCTACCGTTCGAAGCTCTTGGGTTTTGTGGTGGCTTGTTACGCAGCAGTAGCTAACCGATACAGATCGTGATACCCAGTGCTGGTGATGGTGTGAGTGAATAGGTTTCCTCACGCAGAGCCAGCGGGAGGGCGGTTTGCTACAATTTTGCGTATCCATTGAAGTAACTAAAAGATGAAAAGcactatactttctttttttttttttttatttaaaaaaaaattttttttttcaacgtttatttatttttgggacagagagagacagagcatgaacgggggaggggcagagagagagggagactcagaataggaaacaggctccaggctctgagccatcagcccagagcctgacgcggggctcgaactcacagaccgcgagatcgtgacctggctgaagtcggacgcttaaccgactgcgccacccaggcgccccagcactatactttcttttaatgtttatttacttttgagaaacagagagacagagcgtgagcagggcaggggcggagagagagggagacccagactctgaagcaggcgccaggctctgggctgtcagcacagagcccgacatggggcttgaacccacaaaccgtgagatcatgacaggagccaaagtaggacgcttaacagagtgagccacccaggggccctgaatgTCCCCTTCTTACGAGCCCGTCCTGGGGGCAACAACACTCGGGGAGGTGTATTGACAGTCTTGGCTTTGGGGATTAGTTCCCCTGGAAATCCAAAAACATTTGTTTCCTGCACACAAAGATTTATCGGCGAGGATGTCCATTGCGGCATGGTTTACggtgaacaaataaaaacaaacagaatggcCAACATGAAAGAAACTGGTATTGCttattttgctgcttttttaTGATGGCTTATTGTTCACAGAGTTTTCCTAATAGTGCCCAAATAAATTAAGATACGGTCTAGGTGGAAAGACGGTTCGGCCACAAAAATGGGGGTCTGGAAGAAAATCTGGTGACATTAAAATTTTCAGGCTGTTACTTGAAAGTAAAAATCAAGTTGCAAAAGAGAATTCTGTTtgttacgtttatttatttattttgagagagagggggagagagcgcacgtgcatgtgtgagagcagggggaggggcagagagagagggagggagagaatcccaagcaggctccgtgctgacagcatggagccccatgtgggggtcAGTcctataaaccatgagatcatgtcccgaaccaagagttggacgcttaactgactgagccacccaggtgccccaaaatacaaTTCTCATGTGATCCCGATTCTTGTAGAAAattgttttatctctctctctcaatctgtacAGAGAAAATCATGTGGAGGAAATGAACCCAAAATGTTGTCTGGGTTTGTTCCTTGTGGTGGGGTTATATGCaccttgtttttgtcttctttgtattaatgcatttattttgaatttatttggtGCCAGGTACCTTATGAAACATGTTTGGGTCTCCACGAGTTCTCACAGTGAATCTTAGAGGTGGATACTGgcaccccatttcacagagagcTCCCCATTTCACCGATGACACCCTTAAGATGGAGGGATGCTAAGCAACTTTGAGTTaggtgagagagtgagtgaatggatgaatgaatgaacgaaggaagggaggaaggaaccaGAAGCCTGTAGCCAAGATGAGGAGGAGTCTGGAGACCTCAAGTAAAAAacagtgaaggggcacctgggcggctcagccggtcatcagctcaggtcaagagctcatggttcatgagatcgagcctcacatcaggctctgcgctgacagtgtggagcctgtttgggattctctctctgcccctctctctctcaaaataaataaacttaaaaaaaagcccccaccaaagaagagaaaggaaggaaggaagaaagaagaaaggaaggaaggaaagaaggaaggaagaaagaataaagaaaggaaggaaggaaagaagaaaggaaggaaagaaggaaggaaggaaagaaggaaggaaggaaagaagaaagaaagaaagaaggaaggaaggaaggaaggaagggtgaagGCACAGGTGTTGATGTCCCCTGCACCCCTCTGCCATTCTCTCTGAAATGCccccatttcctttcctcctttcttcttttagaaaGGGACCAGAATCCCTCCTGTTATCTGCTCAAGCATTTTCCAGACCTGGAGGAACCCTGAGAAATTATCTAGCCCTACATTCTCAgatgtttttaggttttttttttttttaagtaaccttttCACTCTGACGAACAAAGAACTATTCATcgtggaaaatttgaaaaatgataaaagtatgAAGGAGcagaacaccccccccccttcccgcccCCTATTTCCACCATCAGAACTGTCAAGGTTGACATCTGGCTGCAGTTCCTCGCAGAGACTTTTGCCCTCTGGTTTTCTCTTTACGTGGTTGGCATCACACCGGCTGTATAATCTTATAACCCGCTAGCTCTACGTCACGTCACTAAAAATCCACGTAGACGTAAACGCAGCAGTGGGATATTCCAAGTGTGGGGATCCCCAGTCAATGTAATCAGTCTCTGGGGgctgaggacccccccccccccccgtttcatAGGGAAGCTCCCCACTCTGAGCCCGAACGactctgtgtctggctcctttagatattggtggggggagggggtgtcaccTACAATTTTGatcaaaaaggagaaagagccCCCTGTCTAAAAAGATTTGGCTCATCATCTAAAGAGGAAGTGTGATCTGTTCAACGTCTCGCAGCAAATCAGGGGCAGGCCCGGGTCTGGGAGCCGGGACGGTCGCTAGTGGGCACCATCTGTATACCTGGAACCGTGCTCAGCCCTGGGGCACCAGCGCCAAATCAGACAGACTGGGTGTCTGCTCTCCCGAAACTTCCGGTCCACCAGGGAAGCTGTAAAATCCGGGTCACCCAGACAAATCGCGGAGCGGTTTGCAGTCCTCGACTGGGGCTGTGGGAGCTGAGGAccgggtggaggtgggggagaacaGAGCGGAGCGGAGGGAGAAGTGGTGTCTTTGGGGGCTGACCTCCCGGCTGAGGCTCAAGGGTTGGGAGAGGCGAGGAGGCCAGAGGGAGGGCAAGGGCAAAGGCCTGGGGACTGCTTTGGCGGGAGGGGACAGGGCGAGGGCACACAGTCTCACGGTCCGCGGTaagagggttttaagcaggggagggacgtgACCGGATCCGTGTTCTAAAAGGTCACTGGCCGCCCCGGGGCTGTGGCTGGCGGTCTGCTGAGGCCCTGTAGGCCGGCGACCGGGTGCATGGCTCTGTCGGGACCCTCTCCCACCCCTAGCCCTCTGGCTTCCCTCCCGGGGGGGACAGCACAGCGGGGGGATCCATCAGTCGGCCACAGGCCAAGGCCCCCTTGCACCTGTGAggatcgcccccccccccccccccccccccgcccccaccgcagGGAGATGGGAACAGCAAATCCCTCCCCTGGCCTGGCTGGGGGCCTGCCTGCCCTGCAAGGCCCCAGTCTTGTCACCCCTGTTCTGGGCGTCAAATGGGGCCGGGCTGGCTGTATCCTGCTTTGCTCAGCTTCCCGGCCACCCTCCGGCCTCAGTGTCCCAGCAAGATGTGGCCCGATGACCACAACTCGCTGGGCACCCAGTTGAGGTCAGAGCCTGAGTTAAGTGTCTTCCGCTCAGCTCCGTCAGCTGATACCTACCCCACGTGCTTGGTCTCAGCAGACGCCCAAGGCTGCAGAGTGACCTGTCTGGGATCACACAGCCCGTCAGGGGTGCAGCTGGCCTACATGTAGGACAGCTCTGTGCAGACCCCACATGCCCCACCGGAGACTCTGCATCTCAGTCCCCCAGAGGGATGGCAGCCATTGTtcagaggaaggagggtggggaacAGTGTTCCCACCAgtgggaacagcatatgcaaagtcTAGATGGGATAGCGTATACGTatgtgggtggtttttttttttggtaatgctTTATTGAGccataattcacataccacaaaGTTTACCCATGTGAAGTGCACAGTTCGATGGTTTTTTTCAAGATGGttattcaaggggcacctgggtggctcagtcggtcgagcgaccgacttcggctcaggtcacgatctcacggttcgtgg from Prionailurus viverrinus isolate Anna chromosome D3, UM_Priviv_1.0, whole genome shotgun sequence includes the following:
- the LOC125148575 gene encoding uncharacterized protein LOC125148575 isoform X1 → MQTRERAQPTSAQLSPAQKNLLDDARPHLPADARAKEPMGLHLTRRTVCKGNITNSQYALENSLGSCHVGANCYLSINPVRPVFPPELGQITISPVRLQTKQRFVCRGHTASRSRRWTEAGAGAVQEGCDHQVREGGIVCNKDGRPCSARWNPGVPARTRDMGCLACSEPRPQGASWLPRVPCGPCRHQVDPAGLALGRARDHVERTSDSPRQDIKITEATQRCLCEPGEDPPS
- the LOC125148575 gene encoding uncharacterized protein LOC125148575 isoform X2; its protein translation is MQTRERAQPTSAQLSPAQKNLLDDARPHLPADARAKEPMGLHLTRRTVCKGNITNSQYALENSLGSCHVGANCYLSINPVRPVFPPELGQITISPVRLQTKQRRWTEAGAGAVQEGCDHQVREGGIVCNKDGRPCSARWNPGVPARTRDMGCLACSEPRPQGASWLPRVPCGPCRHQVDPAGLALGRARDHVERTSDSPRQDIKITEATQRCLCEPGEDPPS
- the LOC125148575 gene encoding uncharacterized protein LOC125148575 isoform X3, with protein sequence MVREPMGLHLTRRTVCKGNITNSQYALENSLGSCHVGANCYLSINPVRPVFPPELGQITISPVRLQTKQRFVCRGHTASRSRRWTEAGAGAVQEGCDHQVREGGIVCNKDGRPCSARWNPGVPARTRDMGCLACSEPRPQGASWLPRVPCGPCRHQVDPAGLALGRARDHVERTSDSPRQDIKITEATQRCLCEPGEDPPS